A window of Mucilaginibacter paludis DSM 18603 contains these coding sequences:
- the trxB gene encoding thioredoxin-disulfide reductase, whose protein sequence is MSQEQEHVKCLIIGSGPAGYTAAIYAARADLKPVLYTGMLAGGQLTQTTEVENFPGYPDGITGPEMMEQFRLQAERFGTDIRFGYVSSVDFSALPHKVVVDENKTILADTVIISTGASAKWLGLDSEQKYNGFGVSACAVCDGFFFRGQDVAIVGAGDTAAEEATYLAKLCRKVYMLVRRDEFRASKAMVHRVMHTPNIEIIYNVETQEIVGDGQNVTGVRVLNNVTQEERTLDVTGFFVAIGHHPNTDIFKGQIHMDATGYIITHPDSTQTNIEGVFACGDAQDHIFRQAITAAGTGCMAALEAERYLAGKEHMIIV, encoded by the coding sequence ATGTCTCAAGAACAAGAACACGTTAAATGCCTTATCATTGGCTCAGGCCCTGCCGGTTATACTGCTGCAATTTATGCGGCCCGTGCCGATCTTAAACCCGTTTTGTACACCGGTATGCTGGCTGGTGGCCAGTTAACACAAACTACCGAAGTGGAAAATTTTCCGGGTTATCCCGACGGCATTACAGGGCCCGAAATGATGGAGCAATTCCGTTTACAGGCCGAGCGTTTTGGTACCGATATCCGTTTTGGGTATGTAAGTTCTGTTGATTTTTCAGCGCTGCCACATAAAGTTGTGGTTGACGAGAATAAAACTATTTTGGCCGATACCGTAATTATTTCTACTGGTGCATCTGCTAAATGGCTGGGTTTGGATTCCGAACAAAAATACAATGGCTTCGGTGTCTCTGCATGTGCCGTTTGCGATGGTTTCTTTTTCCGTGGGCAAGATGTGGCTATTGTTGGCGCAGGCGATACCGCTGCCGAAGAGGCTACCTACCTGGCTAAGCTTTGCCGCAAAGTATATATGCTGGTTAGGCGCGATGAGTTCCGTGCCTCAAAAGCCATGGTTCACCGCGTAATGCATACACCCAACATCGAAATTATTTACAATGTTGAAACTCAGGAAATTGTTGGCGACGGGCAAAATGTAACCGGTGTAAGGGTACTGAATAACGTAACACAGGAAGAACGGACATTAGATGTGACTGGCTTTTTTGTAGCCATAGGCCACCATCCTAATACTGATATATTTAAGGGGCAGATCCATATGGATGCCACCGGGTATATCATCACCCATCCCGATTCAACTCAAACCAATATAGAAGGTGTTTTTGCCTGCGGCGATGCCCAGGACCATATTTTCCGCCAGGCTATCACCGCTGCCGGAACTGGATGTATGGCAGCACTTGAGGCCGAGCGCTACCTGGCCGGTAAAGAGCACATGATCATCGTATAA
- a CDS encoding DUF3592 domain-containing protein, which produces MPLQTVIVLLIAGIGLVCSGLLHHRDRKRLFRKGRKVTGVILQINDKGDDCYEAEISFETADCQKKLIRYNLTDLHNYTVGQLLNVVYDPGNPERTLVDEGAYKPNGSGSFYAGLVLIMISFIVLMTVLR; this is translated from the coding sequence ATGCCATTGCAAACGGTAATAGTATTGTTAATAGCCGGAATAGGCCTTGTTTGCTCGGGACTGTTGCATCACCGCGATAGGAAACGTTTATTCAGGAAGGGAAGAAAGGTTACAGGTGTTATTCTTCAAATTAATGATAAAGGTGACGATTGTTACGAAGCTGAAATTAGCTTTGAGACGGCTGATTGTCAAAAAAAACTGATAAGGTATAATTTAACGGATTTGCATAATTATACTGTTGGCCAATTGCTTAACGTTGTTTACGATCCTGGAAATCCTGAAAGAACGCTGGTTGATGAAGGGGCTTATAAGCCAAATGGTTCTGGCTCATTTTACGCAGGCCTTGTGTTGATTATGATTTCGTTTATCGTGTTGATGACGGTTTTGCGTTAA
- a CDS encoding DUF3592 domain-containing protein, protein MESIETVLVLFAIGFGVLLIGILKRNERRSLLRSGIRAEGVIVQVINNGYSRSTIYYPVVRFLTADDDWVTETYGVGGNKWSYKEGEAVKVIYDPLNPGRFLVDDVRSKPTSPMFISVGTVLILVSIGLLILGLRG, encoded by the coding sequence ATGGAATCGATTGAAACAGTACTGGTGTTATTTGCTATCGGCTTTGGTGTTTTGCTGATAGGGATCCTGAAGCGTAATGAACGCAGAAGCCTGCTCCGCTCAGGAATCCGGGCCGAGGGGGTAATTGTCCAGGTGATTAATAATGGGTATAGCCGTAGCACCATTTACTACCCGGTAGTGAGGTTTTTAACTGCCGACGACGACTGGGTAACCGAAACCTACGGCGTTGGCGGAAATAAATGGAGTTATAAAGAGGGTGAAGCTGTAAAGGTGATCTATGATCCGCTTAACCCAGGGCGATTTTTAGTGGATGATGTGCGATCTAAACCCACAAGCCCCATGTTTATAAGCGTGGGCACGGTATTGATATTGGTTTCGATAGGATTGTTGATTTTGGGTTTAAGAGGTTAA
- a CDS encoding acyl-CoA carboxylase subunit beta, translated as MNLEFNKNEDINKQLVYELKTKLKKIFQGGGEKAAAKQKEKGKMLARERVSYLIDKDKPWLEVGAFTADGMYAEHGGCPSGGVVCGIGYVSGRACVVVANDATVKAGAWFPITAKKNLRAQEIAMENRLPIIYLVDSAGVYLPLQDEIFPDKEHFGRIFRNNAWMSSHGIIQIAAIMGSCVAGGAYLPIMSDEAMIVDGTGSVFLAGSYLVKSAIGEEVDNETLGGATTHCEISGVTDYKHPNDQACLDSIRKIMSMTGDTPKAGFDRIKPSAPLLDEQDIYGILPENRDKPYDMLEVIKRLVDQSEFEEYKALYGRSIICGLARVDGWAVGIVANQRTILKSKKGEMQFGGVIYSDSADKATRFIMNCNQKKIPLVFLQDVTGFMVGSRSEQGGIIKDGAKMVNAVANSVVPKITVVVGNSYGAGNYAMCGKAYDPRLIYAWPSAKIAVMGGSQAAKTLVQMQASSMKAKGEVVTQEQEDELLKETTDRYNSQTTPYYAAARLWVDGVIDPLDTRKVISMGIEAANHAPIERVFNVGVIQT; from the coding sequence ATGAACCTGGAATTTAACAAGAACGAAGATATTAATAAGCAATTGGTTTATGAACTTAAAACCAAACTCAAAAAAATATTCCAGGGTGGTGGCGAAAAAGCCGCTGCCAAACAAAAGGAAAAAGGCAAAATGCTGGCGCGTGAGCGGGTTAGCTATTTAATTGATAAAGATAAACCCTGGCTTGAAGTTGGCGCGTTTACCGCCGATGGCATGTATGCCGAGCATGGTGGCTGCCCGTCGGGCGGTGTAGTATGCGGTATTGGTTACGTTAGCGGCAGGGCATGTGTTGTTGTGGCTAATGATGCTACCGTGAAGGCCGGGGCCTGGTTCCCCATTACGGCAAAAAAAAATCTTCGCGCGCAAGAAATTGCGATGGAAAACCGTTTGCCTATTATTTACTTGGTTGATTCAGCCGGCGTATACCTGCCTTTGCAGGACGAGATCTTTCCGGATAAAGAACACTTTGGGCGCATTTTCCGCAATAATGCCTGGATGAGCAGTCATGGCATTATCCAGATAGCCGCCATTATGGGTTCGTGCGTGGCAGGGGGGGCTTATCTGCCCATTATGAGCGACGAGGCCATGATTGTAGATGGCACAGGTTCGGTTTTCCTGGCGGGATCATACCTGGTTAAATCTGCCATAGGCGAGGAGGTGGATAACGAAACTTTAGGCGGCGCTACCACGCACTGCGAAATATCGGGCGTTACCGATTATAAGCATCCTAATGACCAGGCTTGCCTGGATTCTATCCGTAAGATCATGAGCATGACAGGCGATACGCCCAAAGCGGGTTTTGACCGCATCAAACCCTCGGCGCCTTTATTGGATGAACAAGATATCTATGGTATTTTGCCCGAAAACCGCGATAAGCCTTACGATATGTTAGAGGTAATTAAAAGGCTGGTTGATCAATCTGAGTTTGAAGAATACAAGGCCTTGTACGGTCGGTCCATTATTTGCGGGCTGGCCCGTGTGGATGGCTGGGCGGTTGGTATTGTAGCTAACCAGCGTACCATATTGAAATCAAAAAAAGGGGAGATGCAGTTTGGCGGCGTGATCTACTCCGACTCGGCAGATAAAGCTACCCGGTTCATCATGAATTGTAACCAGAAGAAAATTCCATTAGTGTTTTTACAGGATGTTACCGGCTTTATGGTAGGCAGCCGCTCGGAACAAGGCGGTATTATTAAGGATGGTGCTAAAATGGTAAACGCTGTAGCCAATTCGGTAGTGCCGAAAATTACCGTTGTAGTGGGTAACTCTTACGGAGCAGGTAATTATGCCATGTGTGGTAAGGCTTATGATCCGCGATTGATCTACGCCTGGCCATCGGCCAAAATAGCGGTGATGGGCGGTTCGCAGGCGGCAAAAACTTTAGTGCAAATGCAGGCATCATCCATGAAAGCCAAAGGCGAAGTGGTTACCCAGGAACAGGAAGACGAATTGCTTAAAGAAACAACAGATCGTTATAACTCCCAAACCACCCCTTATTATGCCGCCGCCCGCCTTTGGGTTGACGGGGTGATTGATCCGCTTGATACCCGTAAAGTAATATCTATGGGTATAGAAGCTGCTAACCACGCACCTATTGAAAGGGTTTTTAATGTGGGGGTGATACAGACCTGA
- a CDS encoding alpha/beta fold hydrolase, translating to MLLTHSDPIRKNNVNITGNLNSTSTLIFAHGFGTDQTAWLPVIEAFKNDHRIILYDNVGAGKALPEAYSPNKYNSLQSYADDLTNICERLNISNAIIVAHSVSAMIAVLTTIGSPQFFKKMILIGASPCYRNDPGYTGGFEQKDLDDLYRAMDTNYFAWVSGFSSMAMANPDRPELAQSFADTLSAIRPDIALAVARVIFQSDCREKLQKLDKETLLIQTKEDIAVPLQVAEYLHRHISNSKLIIVNASGHFPHISASQEIVNAIQHFLIE from the coding sequence ATGCTACTGACACACTCCGATCCGATTAGAAAAAACAATGTAAATATTACGGGTAATTTAAACTCGACATCAACATTAATCTTCGCCCATGGCTTCGGCACCGACCAAACTGCCTGGTTGCCCGTGATTGAAGCTTTTAAAAATGATCACCGAATAATCCTGTATGATAACGTTGGCGCCGGTAAAGCATTACCCGAAGCTTACAGCCCAAACAAATATAATAGCCTGCAAAGCTATGCTGATGACCTGACTAACATTTGCGAACGATTAAACATCAGCAACGCAATAATTGTAGCCCACTCCGTAAGCGCTATGATAGCCGTGCTTACGACCATCGGGTCGCCACAATTTTTCAAAAAAATGATATTAATCGGCGCCTCTCCCTGCTATCGTAATGATCCCGGTTATACCGGCGGGTTTGAGCAAAAAGACCTTGACGATTTATACCGGGCCATGGATACCAATTACTTTGCCTGGGTAAGCGGTTTTTCTTCCATGGCGATGGCTAACCCCGATCGCCCGGAGCTGGCTCAAAGTTTTGCCGACACCTTATCAGCCATCAGGCCGGATATTGCATTGGCAGTGGCTCGTGTAATTTTCCAATCGGATTGCAGGGAAAAGTTGCAAAAACTGGATAAAGAGACACTCCTGATCCAAACAAAAGAAGACATTGCCGTACCATTGCAGGTGGCCGAGTACCTGCACCGACATATTAGCAACAGCAAACTGATTATTGTGAATGCCAGTGGCCATTTTCCACATATCAGCGCTTCGCAAGAAATAGTCAACGCTATCCAACATTTTTTAATTGAATAA
- a CDS encoding PAS domain-containing hybrid sensor histidine kinase/response regulator, with protein sequence MNKLKAGNQINWLRESLDLLTAMYVVKEEKDRVKLFKQTPRLIQKHAHAHTSALIQLEDDITSRVLAEYPTAVPPAIYDAYLIGSLVSENRIAVKQAEEFGNQFSGQYVFLPLNEAHFKGALILYWSAAFEVDDLIAEFLNHAWVALRDVICLMQTQYDIEELSTRFNAIMETTPQGIVFVDDSGKGAWVNKQASQILGVNNDKNEPLAISMAMTRLRSAAINQEEIQREGMKLFSSPNQSLLDWRWIFGDPVSLVLSVSCTPVVSENIRGRLWAFTDITSLHITNSQLSELNIELDEKRKIADEQNQAKSAFLANMSHEIRTPMNGVIGMTSLLISTSLTDEQQDYVETIRISGETLLSLINDILDFSKIESGKMELETQPFSLTSVIEETYDLLTVKADEKGLDLLYLIDADVPSEIIGDVTRLRQILVNLVSNGIKFTEKGEILISIELLEKAGSIYTLQFSVKDSGIGIPQDKFHRLFQSFSQVDSSTTRKHGGTGLGLAISQRLVEAMQGSIRAESKYGEGSCFIFTIKVEASAQLKQFQKRAPGEDAVLKGKKALILDDNLTNLKILKKQFEYWEMDASIFNHHEQAFQAMRNEHFDLAIIDMFMPEKDGIDVARLIKSTFPGQNIPLILFSSAGYITMHNTLDHQLFAAILNKPVKYEHIKKTILSVLDKNNKLSPLVNKLNTGVYTKSSAINILIAEDNDINQKLVRRALEKLGLLSDLVFNGLEVLHAVEQKNYDLILMDVQMPEMDGYEATRLVRKKYESASMRPVIIAMTANALTGDKERAMSEGMDDYISKPFKIHDLKEKIDQWFPYLETLP encoded by the coding sequence TTGAATAAATTGAAGGCCGGGAATCAAATCAATTGGTTAAGGGAATCCCTTGATCTGCTGACTGCGATGTACGTGGTTAAGGAGGAGAAAGACAGGGTAAAGTTGTTTAAGCAAACACCCCGGCTGATCCAGAAACATGCGCATGCACATACCTCGGCTTTAATCCAGTTGGAAGATGATATCACATCCCGCGTATTGGCGGAGTATCCTACGGCCGTGCCCCCTGCTATTTACGATGCCTATTTAATTGGCTCGCTGGTATCAGAAAACCGGATAGCTGTAAAACAAGCTGAGGAGTTTGGCAACCAATTTAGTGGCCAATATGTATTTTTACCATTAAACGAAGCGCATTTTAAAGGTGCCCTGATACTTTATTGGAGTGCAGCCTTTGAGGTTGACGATTTAATAGCCGAATTTTTAAACCATGCCTGGGTAGCTTTAAGGGATGTAATATGCCTGATGCAAACCCAGTACGATATTGAAGAACTCAGTACCCGCTTTAACGCCATTATGGAAACCACCCCGCAAGGGATTGTTTTTGTTGACGATAGTGGTAAAGGGGCCTGGGTTAATAAACAGGCATCTCAAATTTTAGGTGTAAATAACGATAAAAACGAACCGCTTGCTATATCTATGGCGATGACCAGGTTACGTAGCGCCGCCATTAACCAGGAAGAAATTCAACGCGAAGGGATGAAACTGTTCAGCTCGCCTAACCAAAGCCTGCTCGACTGGAGATGGATTTTTGGCGATCCGGTTTCACTGGTGCTGAGCGTTTCCTGCACGCCTGTAGTGTCTGAAAATATCCGCGGCAGATTGTGGGCCTTTACCGATATTACTTCCTTGCATATCACAAACAGCCAATTAAGCGAACTGAATATTGAGCTTGACGAAAAAAGAAAAATAGCAGATGAGCAAAATCAGGCTAAGTCGGCTTTTTTAGCTAACATGAGCCACGAGATCCGCACGCCGATGAACGGAGTTATCGGGATGACCAGTTTATTGATAAGCACCTCGCTTACGGATGAGCAGCAGGATTATGTGGAAACGATCCGTATCAGCGGCGAAACTTTACTATCGCTAATCAATGATATCCTGGATTTTTCGAAAATCGAATCGGGTAAAATGGAATTGGAAACACAGCCATTCTCGTTAACATCAGTTATCGAAGAAACCTACGACCTGCTTACCGTTAAAGCCGACGAGAAGGGCCTTGATCTGCTATACCTGATAGATGCCGATGTACCATCAGAAATTATTGGCGATGTAACCCGCCTCAGGCAAATCCTGGTAAACCTGGTATCAAACGGTATCAAGTTTACAGAAAAAGGGGAAATATTGATCAGCATAGAACTGCTGGAAAAGGCTGGTAGTATTTACACACTTCAATTCAGCGTTAAGGATAGCGGTATAGGCATACCTCAAGACAAATTCCACCGCTTATTTCAAAGCTTTTCGCAGGTGGATTCCTCAACCACACGTAAGCACGGCGGAACTGGATTGGGCCTGGCCATTAGCCAGCGTTTAGTAGAAGCTATGCAGGGGAGCATCCGCGCCGAAAGCAAGTACGGAGAAGGCTCTTGTTTTATCTTCACCATCAAAGTTGAAGCAAGCGCACAGCTCAAGCAGTTCCAGAAAAGAGCTCCAGGAGAAGACGCGGTATTAAAAGGCAAAAAAGCACTGATACTTGACGATAACCTCACCAATCTTAAAATACTTAAAAAGCAATTTGAGTACTGGGAGATGGATGCCAGCATATTTAATCACCACGAACAGGCATTCCAAGCCATGCGTAATGAGCATTTTGACCTGGCCATCATTGATATGTTTATGCCCGAAAAAGACGGCATCGATGTTGCCCGCCTTATTAAAAGCACCTTTCCGGGTCAGAATATACCACTGATTTTGTTTAGCTCTGCAGGTTATATTACCATGCACAATACTCTTGATCATCAATTATTTGCGGCTATACTAAACAAACCGGTAAAGTATGAGCATATCAAGAAAACAATATTATCTGTTTTAGACAAAAACAATAAACTTTCACCGCTGGTGAACAAGTTGAACACGGGAGTTTATACTAAATCTTCGGCCATTAATATTTTAATAGCCGAAGATAACGACATCAACCAAAAATTAGTTCGCCGCGCTCTTGAAAAACTCGGCCTGCTAAGCGATTTAGTTTTTAACGGACTTGAAGTATTACATGCCGTTGAACAAAAAAATTACGACTTAATATTGATGGATGTGCAGATGCCCGAAATGGATGGCTACGAGGCAACAAGACTGGTAAGGAAAAAGTATGAGTCGGCCAGTATGCGACCGGTAATTATTGCCATGACAGCCAATGCCTTAACAGGCGATAAAGAAAGGGCGATGAGTGAAGGTATGGACGATTACATCAGTAAACCTTTTAAAATACACGACCTGAAAGAAAAAATAGACCAGTGGTTTCCTTACCTGGAGACCTTGCCTTAG